Genomic segment of Buchnera aphidicola (Aphis fabae):
ATTAAAGTATGTAAAAATTGTTTTTTAGATAAAAAAGTAGATATTAATTTATTTGATATTTATTCATGTGAACAATTTTCTAATAAAAAAAGTTTAGGTATTAGCTTTACTTTTCAAGATAACAGAAAAACTTTAAAAGAAAATGAAATTAATTTAATGCTTGATTATTGCATCAAAACATTAATAGACAAATTTCAAATTATTTTAAGGAAATAAGTTTATGGTACTAACAAAAGCTGAAATTTCAGAAAATTTATTTGAAAAATTAAAATTAACTAAACGTGATTCAAAAGCATTTGTAGAGTTTTTTTTTGAAGAAGTAAAAAAATCTTTAGAACAAGGAGAAAATGTTAAATTATCTGGATTTGGAAATTTTCAATTAAAACACAAAAAAGAACGTCCAGGTAGAAATCCAAAAACAGGAGAAAAAGTAGTTATTTCAAAAAGACGAGTTGTTACTTTTAAAGCTGGTCAAAAATTAAAAAATCGTGTTGAACATTGTGTTATAAAAACTAAATATTAATATTTAGTTGAATTTTTTTAAAGAAATAAAATATGAATCTTATCAATTTTTCTTTTGAGATACCAAATTCATTGATAGCTTTTTATCCTTCTTGGATACGTAGTCAATGTCGTCTAATGATAATTAATGGTTGTACAGGTCAAATAAATCATAGATTTTTTTTTAATATTATAAATGAAATTAATTCTGGTGATTTAGTCATTTTTAATAATACCGAAGTTATTCCTGCTCGTTTATCTGGTTTTAAAGAAAGCGGGGGAAAAGTTGAAGTTTTACTTGAAAAAGTATTAAATAATAATAATATACTTGCATATCTTAAATCATCAAATCGAGTTAAAATTAATTCTAATCTTTTTTTTGGAAAGTATAATGAAGTTCAAGGTTCTATAATTAATTATAGAAATCCATTCTATGAAATTAAATTTCATAATAGTAAAGTTTCAGCTATTCATATTTTTAACAAAATTGGACATATACCTTTACCTCCTTATATTAAAAGAAAAAATATAAAATTAGATGAACATTTATATCAAACTATATATAAAAAAAATATAGGTTCAATTGCGGCACCAACTGCAGGTTTACATTTCGATATACCTTTATTACAATCTTTACTTAAAAAAGGAGTAGACATCGATTTTATAACGTTACATATAGGTAGTGGCACATTTCAACCTATTAGAACTATAGAAATAGAAAAACATATTATGCATTCTGAATGGGTGAGTGTTTCTTCAGATTTAATTAATAAAATTAAAATATGTAAAAAAAATGGAGGACGTGTCATAGCTGTTGGTACTACTACATTACGTGCTTTAGAAAGTGCATACAATTCAACTTCATGGAATAATACAGAAAATTATTCCAAAAATACTAACATTTTTATATACCCTGGTTATAAACATAGAGTTGTTGATGCATTAATTACTAATTTTCATTTTCCTGAGTCAACATTAATTATGTTAGTATCTTCTTTTTTAGGTTATAAAAATACTATTAATGCTTATCATGAAGCAATTAAAAAAAAATATCGATTTTTTAGTTATGGAGATGCAATGTATATTACATATAATAAATTAGCTCCTTATGAAAAAATAAAAAATAAAAAATTTTAATTTAAAAAAAATCTGTTTGTCTATGAGAAAAAAATGAAATTTCAAGTGATTAGTCAAGATAAAAAAGCAAGATGTGGAATGTTTTATTTTAATGAAAAACGTATA
This window contains:
- a CDS encoding integration host factor subunit alpha, which encodes MVLTKAEISENLFEKLKLTKRDSKAFVEFFFEEVKKSLEQGENVKLSGFGNFQLKHKKERPGRNPKTGEKVVISKRRVVTFKAGQKLKNRVEHCVIKTKY
- the queA gene encoding tRNA preQ1(34) S-adenosylmethionine ribosyltransferase-isomerase QueA; translated protein: MNLINFSFEIPNSLIAFYPSWIRSQCRLMIINGCTGQINHRFFFNIINEINSGDLVIFNNTEVIPARLSGFKESGGKVEVLLEKVLNNNNILAYLKSSNRVKINSNLFFGKYNEVQGSIINYRNPFYEIKFHNSKVSAIHIFNKIGHIPLPPYIKRKNIKLDEHLYQTIYKKNIGSIAAPTAGLHFDIPLLQSLLKKGVDIDFITLHIGSGTFQPIRTIEIEKHIMHSEWVSVSSDLINKIKICKKNGGRVIAVGTTTLRALESAYNSTSWNNTENYSKNTNIFIYPGYKHRVVDALITNFHFPESTLIMLVSSFLGYKNTINAYHEAIKKKYRFFSYGDAMYITYNKLAPYEKIKNKKF